The Gloeobacter violaceus PCC 7421 DNA window AGCCGTCTCCCTTGAGATTGTTTTGAGAATAGCCGCAGGGCGTTAACGCGAGACTAAATGCGCGCGAAGAGCCGTTTGCAACCGGGTCGGTGCGCACTTGGTGCCGATCCTACCAGCCGGGGGGCAAAGGAACACTGACCGGGCTCAACGCTTGGCCAGCCCTCGGCGCGCCAGCCAGTTCCGTCCAGAGTCGATCGCCAGTACCAGCAAGAATCCCGCGAAGACGACCACGACAATCGTCGCTCCCGACGGAACACTCAGGTAATAGCTCAAGTACAGGCCCACCACTCCGGCAGCGACCGCAAAGACCGTCCCCAAGAGCATCATGGTACCCAGGCGATTGACCAGCAGATAAGCTGTCCCCGCCGGGCCGACCAGCAGGGCCGCCACCAGCACCACCCCTGCCGCCTGCATCCCGGCCACGATGGCGAGGGTGGCCGCCGTAAGCACCCCCCGCCCCAGAAGGCCCGCCGGCAAGCCGCAGGCCGCCGCCCCCTCCGGGTCGAAGGTATAAAAAAGCAGTTCTTTATAAAGCAGCCCGACTGCCGCGAGAACGACCGCCGCGAGCACCAGGGTGCGCAGGGTATCCGCGCTTGTGGCTGCCAGGATGTCGCCAAAAAGCAAGCTCTCCAGATCCACACCCACGCGCACCCGCGACAGCCCAATCGTCCCCAAAGCCAAAAAACCGGCCGAGACTAACCCCAGCACCGCGTCGGCCTTCAGGCGCGAGCGCTCCTGCACCCAGGCGACCAGCAGCATGCTCCCCGCCCCGGCAAGGAGTGCCCCCACGAACAAATCGATTTTGAGCAGCAGCGAAGCGGCCAGCCCCGGCAGCACCGCATGGGAGATGACATCGCCCAATAGCGCCAGCCGCTGGACAATAAGCAGGCTACCCACCACCGGACAGAGCATCCCGAGCAGCACCGCGAGCACCAGCGCCTGGCGCATAAATTCGTACTCCAAAGGCTCCCATAGCCAGGACAGCAATCGCACACCCCCGTGCCCAGCCCTCAGATTATCATGTAATCTAGAATGAGAATCATTCTTGAATTGGGAGGGGTGCCGATGGCGGCTTTCCGGCGTTGGGCGCTGGCGCTGGGATGGCTGTTGGCGGCGGGATGCACAGAGGCTCCCGATGGCCGCAAAGCCCCGCTGCAGGTGGTCGCGACCCACAGTGTGCTGTGCGATTTGACCCGGCAGGTGGCCGGGCCAACCGTGGCGCTCACCTGTTTGCTGTCCGCCGGGGCCGATCCCCACCTGCACGCCATCACACCCTTCGACCGCCGCGCCGTCGAACAGGCGGATCTGGTGCTCTACAACGGCTTTGGCCTGGAGCCATTCATCGAAGAGTTGGCCGTCGCGGGAAAACCCCCGGCGCTGGCAGTGGGTGAAGCGGTGCTCGCGTGGCCTTTGACAATCGAACAGGAGGGTAAGACTGTGTCGGATCCGCACCTGTGGCACGACGCGGCCCATGCCCGGCGCATGGTGGAGATCATCTGTGACCGGCTTATCGCCCTGGTGCCTGAGCGCGCCGGGGTGTACCGGCAAAACGCCGCGCAGCTGGGTAGCGAATTGCTGCGCCTCGATGGATGGGTGCGGGGGCAGATCGCCTCAATTCCGGCCGCGCGCCGCACGCTGGTTACCACCCACGACGCCCTCGGCTACTACGGCCGGGCCTATGGCCTGGCGGTGGTCGGGATTGTCGAGGGGGGGAGCATGGGTGCCGGGCGGATCCGGGCGATTGTCAAGCGCATCCAAGCGACCGGGGTGCCGGTAATCTTCGTCGAATCGTCCGCCAACCCCAAACTTGTCACTACCGTGGCCCAGGCAAGCCGGGTGGGCGTGGCGCGCGGGGCACTCTACGCCGATAGTCTCGGTGAGCCGGGTAGCGGGGCGCACAGTTACCAGGCAATGCTCATCGCCAACACCCGCACTATTGTCACCAACCTCGGGGGTAGATACACTCCCTTTGAACCTGCGAAGCCTCAAGCAAGCCTGGCTCCTGCCCTAAGTACCCTTCGGCGGGTTCTGC harbors:
- a CDS encoding metal ABC transporter permease, which produces MRLLSWLWEPLEYEFMRQALVLAVLLGMLCPVVGSLLIVQRLALLGDVISHAVLPGLAASLLLKIDLFVGALLAGAGSMLLVAWVQERSRLKADAVLGLVSAGFLALGTIGLSRVRVGVDLESLLFGDILAATSADTLRTLVLAAVVLAAVGLLYKELLFYTFDPEGAAACGLPAGLLGRGVLTAATLAIVAGMQAAGVVLVAALLVGPAGTAYLLVNRLGTMMLLGTVFAVAAGVVGLYLSYYLSVPSGATIVVVVFAGFLLVLAIDSGRNWLARRGLAKR